In Polyodon spathula isolate WHYD16114869_AA chromosome 11, ASM1765450v1, whole genome shotgun sequence, one genomic interval encodes:
- the wdr75 gene encoding LOW QUALITY PROTEIN: WD repeat-containing protein 75 (The sequence of the model RefSeq protein was modified relative to this genomic sequence to represent the inferred CDS: inserted 3 bases in 2 codons; substituted 3 bases at 3 genomic stop codons), translated as MVEQGQIRVVRCGGSTVDYRKAIFTLDSKYLLCTSGDTVKVYSTATEECVHVLQGHTNLVTGISLNPTNHLQVYSCSVDGTIKLWEFTDNILIKTFKVGYKLLSLYTSKAHEGCVFVIIPKENDEALDSFQLVAVKLPKSPDQEVEVTELSFVLNDVSQFPKCTSYGREGEFVASVKGLHLTVYLVTVILLFSXRFSLKASHKKGANNIFTCVACHPKEDCIATGHEDXKISLWRNFNRKNEYTHSTHHXHHSAVNDLSFTPEGTSLLSGGIESVLVQWRYGEETKKDFLPRLGAAIAHISTSPDGCLYCTSHSDNKITIIQSNLRVSAVIQGLVKGDNIKTDLMIDPRTKALVLNGKPGHLQFYSLQHDKQLYNLDTVQQEYINQSGLHQFEVVKAAFDAQGSWLATVEERKEKLADLEIHLKIWVYKDETQSFVLNTTITCPHEDHITALCFCNTNETTMLVTTGRDGQFKAWVLGDDSDIYRESVCWSCDFVGNYHNLQATNCCFSEDGSLLAVGFEQIITIWNPNTWDLVCTFCQPPGKIKDLCFRRLSCSKYLLGTTMNNFLCCWNLLTCTLEWSVGLNIIVLQVDPLSENVAAFSCVAENSDLFIFRPSEPRPVYLQKDICQGSVQRXENCSENSQWLNRSQLYFLTRDMDLMTFSTKTQDRLAASSKQLLIEENIPVSPFYLLLGKHRQARLDAENGTLAAQVQLPQGSVAIKELLQTPAHVLPSAXFLCAMFVNSLLISKDGKRQAAEEEIESEKEEDETSDQEMDSRDSPHKAKPAYFVELAPKVSKTEERDLKRVRKTDYSWLCPFHGKLP; from the exons ATGGTGGAACAGGGACAGATTCGCGTGGTTCGGTGCGGTGGCAGTACAGTCGATTACAGAAAAGCTATTTTCACTTTAGATTCAAA GTACCTCCTTTGTACCTCAGGGGACACAGTGAAGGTTTACAGCACAGCCACTGAAGAATGTGTGCATGTCTTGCAGGGCCACACAAACCTGGTTACAGGCATCTCCTTGAACCCTACAAACCATTTGCAG GTTTATTCTTGCTCTGTAGATGGCACTATTAAACTGTGGGAATTCACAGATAACATTCTGATTAAG ACGTTCAAGGTTGGCTACAAACTGTTATCCCTGTACACCTCTAAAGCCCATGAAGGATGTGTCTTTGTCATAATCCCCAAGGAAAATGATGAAGCTTTgg ATTCTTTCCAGCTGGTTGCTGTTAAGCTTCCCAAGTCACCGGACCAAGAAGTTGAAGTCACAGAACTGTCATTTGTGTTGAATGATGTTAGCCAGTTCCCAAAGTGTACCTCTTATGGCAGAGAG gGTGAATTTGTAGCTTCAGTGAAAGGCCTTCATCTCACTGTGTATT TAGTTACtgtaattcttttattttcttgaaGGTTCTCTTTGAAAGCCTCTCACAAGAAGGGGGCTAATAACATATTTACTTGTGTCGCATGCCATCCGAAGGAGGACTGTATCGCCACAGGCCATGAAGATTGAAAAATAAGTCTTTG gaGAAACTTTAATCGCAAAAATGAATATACACACTCTACACACCACTAGCATCACAGTGCAGTAAATGATTTGTCCTTTACACCAGAAG GTACCAGCCTATTGAGTGGTGGGATTGAGTCAGTGTTGGTCCAGTGGCGGTATGGAGAAGAGACAAAAAAAGATTTCCTGCCTCGTCTGGGAGCTGCTATAGCACACATCTCTACTTCCCCTGATGGCTGTCTGTATTGTACATCCCACAGTGATAACA AGATCACTATTATCCAAAGCAATCTCAGAGTTTCTGCAGTTATCCAAGGGTTAGTAAAAG gtgATAACATAAAAACAGATTTGATGATTGACCCAAGAACTAAAGCTCTGGTGCTGAATGGGAAGCCAGgtcatttgcagttttattctCTTCAGCATGACAAGCAGTTGTATAAC CTAGATACAGTACAGCAGGAGTACATCAACCAGTCTGGCCTGCATCAGTTTGAAGTTGTGAAAGCTGCGTTTGATGCTCAAGGATCGTGGTTAGCAACTGTAGAAGAGAGGAAAGAGAAACTAGCTGACCTGGAGATTCATTTGAAAATATGGGTGTAcaaggatgaaacacagag CTTTGTTCTGAACACCACCATAACATGCCCACATGAAGACCATATCACAGCACTGTGCTTTTGCAACACAAATGAAACAACAATGTTAGTAACCACTGGAAGAGATGGCCAGTTTAAAGCCTGGGTCTTGGGGGATGATTCAGACATATATC GTGAGAGTGTATGCTGGAGCTGTGACTTTGTTGGCAACTATCACAATCTCCAGGCCACAAACTGCTGCTTCTCTGAAGATGGCTCCCTGTTAGCAGTGGGATTTGAGCAGATTATCACCATTTGGAACCCCAACACTTGGGATCTCGTTTGCACATTCTGCCAACCTCCTGGGAAAATAAA GGACCTTTGTTTCAGGAGGTTAAGCTGTTCTAAGTACCTCCTTGGTACCACTATGAATAACTTTCTCTGCTGCTGGAACCTGCTGACTTGTACAT tGGAATGGAGCGTCGGGTTAAATATCATTGTGCTGCAGGTTGACCCCCTGTCTGAAAATGTTGCTGCTTTCTCGTGTGTGGCTGAGAATTCCGACT TGTTTATTTTCAGGCCCAGTGAGCCCAGGCCTGTGTACTTGCAAAAGGATATTTGCCAGGGCAGCGTGCAGCG GGAGAACTGCTCCGAGAACAGCCAGTGGCTGAACAGATCGCAGCTCTACTTCCTGACTAGAGACATG gatTTAATGACATTCAGTACAAAGACCCAAGACAGGCTTGCAGCTTCAAGCAAGCAG cttttAATAGAAGAGAACATCCCTGTAAGTCCATTCTACTTGCTGTTGGGAAAACACAGACAGGCAAGGCTGGATGCAGAAAATGGGACTCTTGCAGCCCAGGTTCAGTTACCACAGGGATCTGTTGCAATTAAAGAG ttgCTTCAGACCCCGGCTCATGTTCTACCCTCGG GCTTCCTGTGCGCGATGTTTGTGAATTCTCTCCTAATATCCAAGGACGGCAAGAG ACAGGCTGCTGAGGAGGAAATAGAGAGTGAGAAAGAGGAAGATGAAACTTCTGATCAAGAAATGGACTCTCGTGATTCTCCACATAAAGCCAAACCAGCGTACTTTGTTGAACTGGCGCCAAAGGTGTCTAAAACTGAAGAAAGGGATTTGAAGAGAGTGAGAAAAACCGATTACAGCTGGCTGTGCCCATTTCATGGCAAACTCCCATGA